The Haloterrigena turkmenica DSM 5511 genome includes the window GGGCTCGTCGGGGCCGCCCATCCGATCGCGACCCTCGAGCGCGAGGCCGCCGCGGCGAGTTTCTACGACGCGGTCGCGAACGGTCTCGAGGCCGATCTCGCGTGGATCACCGCCGACGGCGATCGCACATCCGATCGGGACGTGATATACGACGAACTGTTCGCGTTCGCGCACCGCGGCCTCCGGGAGCAGGGCGTTTCCGACGGGACGATCGAGACGTATCTCGGCCCCTTCGAGGCCCGCTGGCGCGAGCGAACGACGCCTAGCCGCTGGAAACTCGAGCGCGTACGGGACGAGCTCGATGCGGGCGAGCGGTTCGCCGATGCGGTCCACGAGATGCAGGCCGCGTACGTTCGTCGAGCGGGAGCCGGCGAGCCGATAACGCAGTGGTCCTGATCGCGGCGCTGGTACGGGTTCGGGATCGGCGATCCGGCGTCGCGACGACGGTTCCGCGGGCGGAGCGGCTAACTGACTCGAGGTCGAACGGCGGCTATGCACGTCGCGATCGTCACCGTCGGCGACGAGTTGCTGGCCGGAGCGACGACGAACACGAACGCCTCGTGGCTGGCCGAGCGGATCACCGAGCGCGGGAGCACCGTCGATCGCATCCTGACGATTCCCGACGACCGAGCGCTGATCGCTGACTACGTCGCCCGCTGGAACGACGCCTTCGACGCCGTGATCGTCACCGGCGGGATCGGCGGCACGCCCGACGACGTGACCGTCGAAGCCGTCGCGGACGGCCTCGACCGCGAGTTCGTCGTCTTCGATCGGATTCGAGAGCGGTTGTTCGAGAAGGCGGCCGAGTTCCGCGACGAGAATCCGGACCTGGTCGAGGAGTACGACCTTGAGCTCGATCTCGACGCCGCGGCGTCGCTGCCCGAAGGCGCGACGCCGATCGCGACCGACGCGGGCTGGGCGCCGGGCTGTATCGTCGAGAACGTCTACGTCTTCGCCGGCATCCCCGACGAGATGCGGGCGATGTTCCACGCGGTCGAAGACGAGTTCCGGGGCGACGCCGTCGCCGAGACGATCTACACGCCCGCTCCCGAAGGGTCGCTGCACGAGGTGCTCGAGGAGATCACCGAGGCGTTCGACGTCAGCGTCGGCAGCTATCCGCGGGGCGAGAATCGGCCGGGTCGGATCCGCGTGCGAGGGACCGACGAGGCGGCCGTCACGGACGCGATCGCCCGGCTCGAGGAACGCGTCGAGACGACCGAGCCGCCGTCGACCGAGTAGTCACCGGTACAGCGAGACGTAGAGCATGCCGAAGCCGACGATAAACGGTACCGTCTCGACGACGCGAAACAGCGTCATCGGATCGGGGAACTGCGAGACGATCGTCGTGAATCCGACGCCCATACTGAGAAACGCGAAGCCGATGAACGCGGACTCGAGGCGCTTGGACTGGCGTTGGCGGTAGGACTGGAAGCTGATGAGCGTCAGCCCGAGCGAGAGCGCGAAGACGGCCATCTGCATCACCATGAGCAGCGCCTGACTGAGCCCGGCGACGGTCATCGGGCCTCACCGACGCGCCGAGCGGGTGTCGCTGTGTCTCCTGTCATGCTGTCTCGAGTCGCTATTTCACGCCGAGTTCGTCCCAGAGCTGGGAAAACCGGTCGGGGAGGTTCTCCTCCCGGAAGATACGAACGTCGTACTCGTCGTCGTCGAGCGAGATGACCGTGCTGTTGAAGTTACACGTGTACTCCTTGTAGTGGTTCCCGTCGTCCGCGACGAGGGTGCGATACTGGATGAGATCGTTCGCTTCGAGGAGTTCGAGGCGGCGATAGATCGTCGGTTGGGAGAGATCGAGCCGTTCGGCCAGCTCCTTCGCGGAGCCGGGTTCGCGGCTGATCGAGGCGAGGACGGTCCGGGCGTGCTCGTCCCCGATCGTGTTGAGAATCTCCTCGATGGAGGATTCGTCGTCCATACGTGACCGCTTTGGAGATTCATTGCTAAAGGTTTTCCGAGTAGAAGAGACTGTATCTGTGATTGATATATCGTATCGCCCGTCACCGTCTTCGCTCGAGGACGGTGTGAAACGATCGCAACAGCGTCGTTTTCGCCGACGAACCGACTGGGTTCGATTCGTCTCGAACTGTCACCGCGAGCGTCACGTCGCGTTTTCAATTTGCGAAAACACCTATATATACCCCTTCTCCCGCTCCGCAGTCGCTGTCAACGATATATGCGGATGCAGTGTGAGAACCGGGTATGGCAACGACGAACGGCGTATCAGACGGGATGACCGAACCGTGTGCCGTCTGCGGAACCGATACACTCCACGAGATTTCGATCCAGCTGATAACCGAGGGCGACGATGACGAAACCGCTCAGTACTCCCGCGAACCCTACCGCGTCCGCGAGTGCTCACGCTGTGGCAACCGCGAGAGCAAGCGGATGAACAACGCGTGACGTAACCGATGGGGCGCTGACCGGTCGGTCGCGTCGATTCGCTTCGGCTCGAGGATTCGATTCGCGACCATCTGAAGCCTGGCGACGACGAGACGAGTTATTCTCCCGGTTGGCGACCGGGACTGTTCGTTCGGCTCCCGACGTGATTTCGCTGGGTAGTAGCGTACTGCAGATCGCGTACTCCGCCTTTTCCGTCGTTCCGCGAACCGGGCATCGTCGACCGTTCGGTCGGCCGTCTCGAAGACGACGAACGTCTTCGATTAGTTCCGGCTGGCCACCCGTCAGTGGGTTCCGTTTCGGCTGGTCGGTTCCGTGACGTATCACAAACAGAATACACTGTCTCGAGGAGGTGACAAAAGCATGGACGATAATTATATATAGACACTGTCTGTATTTGCTTCGATTGGTTCAGTGCCCCACTCTCGTCCTGCGATTAGCAACGTGGGATGTTGAAATAATATAACCTGTATTATCGTAACTAGTCGGGAACGCGGCCAACCTATCGATTTCGAGACGCGCGATAATGAACTCATAAGTTATGCGAATCCAGCACGCTATATACGGATGAGAAATAGATCCAGTATCGGCTAATTATGGAAAACGCTTATATGCCTATTCCTCATATCATAGTATAGATTATGACTGGATATTACGACATTGTTCTCGGCCTCATCCCAGTCGCACTGCTCGGCATTACCGCAGCCCTCTCGCTCGTGGGACTCTCGTTGACGGCTGCGGTGCCTGTCGGCGCGTTCGTCGCGATGGCGATCATCGGGCACGCGATGTTCGTCAACACGCCCGCAGACGGTGCGGACGAACCCAAGTCCACGCGGCCGCCGATGAACGCCGACTGATCTCCGTCTCGTCTCCCCGGTTTTTATCTCCGCTCGCGTTCCGTTTTCGTTCATGACTGCGACCCTGTTTCTCTCCAGTGAGGACGTCAGTGACCTCGCGGCGCCGGCCGACTACGTCGACGCCGTCCGCGAGGGCTACCGCCAGCGCGGTGAAGGCGCGCCGGCCCAGCCGCGGTCGAAGTTCTTTCGTGCCGATCCCGAGGGGATGCTGACGAGTTACGCCGCCGTGCTCCCCGAAACCGGGGCAATGGGCGGCTACATGTACAGCGCCGGCTTCGGCGCCGGAGACGCGTGGTTCATGACGCCGCTGTTCGACGCCGCCAGCGGTGCGCCGCTCGCGCTGCTCGACGGCGCCAGCATGAATCCCCACAAGACCGGCGCGGCGGGCGCCGTCGCTGTCGACGAACTCGCACGCGAGGAGGCGGACACTCTCG containing:
- a CDS encoding competence/damage-inducible protein A — protein: MHVAIVTVGDELLAGATTNTNASWLAERITERGSTVDRILTIPDDRALIADYVARWNDAFDAVIVTGGIGGTPDDVTVEAVADGLDREFVVFDRIRERLFEKAAEFRDENPDLVEEYDLELDLDAAASLPEGATPIATDAGWAPGCIVENVYVFAGIPDEMRAMFHAVEDEFRGDAVAETIYTPAPEGSLHEVLEEITEAFDVSVGSYPRGENRPGRIRVRGTDEAAVTDAIARLEERVETTEPPSTE
- a CDS encoding ArsR/SmtB family transcription factor, whose protein sequence is MDDESSIEEILNTIGDEHARTVLASISREPGSAKELAERLDLSQPTIYRRLELLEANDLIQYRTLVADDGNHYKEYTCNFNSTVISLDDDEYDVRIFREENLPDRFSQLWDELGVK
- a CDS encoding DUF7521 family protein, producing the protein MTVAGLSQALLMVMQMAVFALSLGLTLISFQSYRQRQSKRLESAFIGFAFLSMGVGFTTIVSQFPDPMTLFRVVETVPFIVGFGMLYVSLYR
- a CDS encoding DUF7835 family putative zinc beta-ribbon protein — its product is MATTNGVSDGMTEPCAVCGTDTLHEISIQLITEGDDDETAQYSREPYRVRECSRCGNRESKRMNNA